One window from the genome of Andrena cerasifolii isolate SP2316 chromosome 3, iyAndCera1_principal, whole genome shotgun sequence encodes:
- the Atp8b gene encoding ATPase phospholipid transporting 8B isoform X4 yields the protein MIREDEEEEGSRWKYVRGEAEIVPSARAKCHEEEEAKDCDEADRVSPTACTTTKSGAAGSKKGSTTVTSVCNDEETAGTRKKKKKRRKVRNKQQLQLQPIPLEPPPSGDGRRAHTVVNLPSSSDEVEAVDECSKRDSSSSLGGASRHNTLRESLLTVLGKLVIWKGTRYRSATAASCSSSAPPNSPPATECIGRSTSFFSSETERRIRANNREFNSQFNYANNYIKTSKYRVVTFLPLNLFEQFQRLANFYFLCLLVLQIIPAISSLTPITTAIPLIGVLMLTAIKDAYDDFQRHSSDSQVNNRKSQTLRGTSLREEKWSQVQVGDVIRMENDQFVAADVLLLSTSEPNGLCYIETAELDGETNLKCRQCLAETAEMTDNHEMIGQFDGEIVCETPNNLLNKFDGTLTWRGRKYALDNDKVILRGCVLRNTQWCYGVVIFAGKDTKLMQNSGKTKFKRTSIDRLLNLLIIGIVFFLLSMCMFCTIGCGIWESLVGRYFQVYLPWDSLVPTEPMSGATVIALLVFFSYAIVLNTVVPISLYVSVEVIRFVQSFLINWDEEMYHAPTNTHAKARTTTLNEELGQIEYIFSDKTGTLTQNIMTFNKCSVAGKSYGDVIDEVTGEVVDLSETDKAARTPTMRWKNGQEFVQVYTPLSGPNVRLLEQVDRIANIIPGRGINGSPMIPHKLSSMPPLDFSFNKDYEPEFKFYDGALLEAVKRNNEDVHSFFRLLALCHTVMPEEKNGKLEYQAQSPDEAALVSAARNFGFVFKERSPNSITIEVMGNREIYELLCILDFNNVRKRMSVILRKDGHLRLYCKGADNVIYDRVKKGSEEIMAKTLDHLNKFAGEGLRTLCLSVRDLDEQFFNDWKQRHQEAALSQENRDDKLDAIYEEIEKDMTLLGATAIEDKLQDGVPQTIANLALAGIKIWVLTGDKQETAINIGYSCQLLTDDLTDVFIVDATTYDGVENQLTRYLETIKTTSNQQHRPTLSVVTFSDTEYNPSRDEQDEHEMEQATGFAVVINGHSLVHALHPQLEQLFLDVSSQCKAVICCRVTPLQKAMVVELIKKNKNAVTLAIGDGANDVSMIKTAHIGVGISGQEGLQAVLASDYSIGQFRFLERLLLVHGRWSYYRMSKFLRYFFYKNFAFTLCHIWFAFFCGFSAQTVFDPMYISVYNLFYTSLPVMAVGIFDQDVNDKNSLLYPKLYAPGLQNLLFNKKEFCWSAIHGFFASCVLFLVPYGTYKDGVSPKGYVLSDHMLLGSVVATILVIVVTVQIALDTSYWTIVNHIMVWGSLVWYFILDYFYNFVIGGSYVGSLTMAMSEATFWFTAVISCIILVIPVLSWRFFFIDVRPTLSDRVRLKQRLAQLRSRQSQDILRTPSTRRTRRSLRSGYAFAHQEGFGRLITSGKIMRKLPNGGDFKFSMPFTNNTNKQVSVATTSPKDNASKNSHTLDTIDL from the exons gcgaaGGACTGCGACGAGGCTGACAGAGTCTCCCCGACGGCGTGCACGACGACGAAATCGGGCGCCGCGGGCAGCAAGAAGGGATCGACCACCGTGACGTCGGTGTGCAACGACGAGGAGACCGCCGGCAcgcggaagaagaagaagaaacggcgGAAAGTACGGAACAAGCAGCAGCTGCAGCTGCAACCGATACCATTGGAGCCGCCGCCGTCGGGCGACGGTCGGCGGGCGCACACGGTGGTGAACCTGCCGTCCTCCTCGGACGAGGTCGAGGCGGTCGACGAATGCTCGAAAAGGGACTCGTCCAGCAGCCTGGGTGGCGCCAGCAGGCACAACACCCTCCGCGAATCGTTGCTCACGGTGCTGGGCAAACTGGTGATCTGGAAGGGCACCAGGTACCGTTCCGCGACTGCTGCGTCCTGCTCGTCCTCGGCGCCACCCAACTCACCGCCCGCCACCGAGTGCATAGGCCGCAGCACGTCCTTCTTCTCCAGCG AAACGGAGAGGCGAATTCGCGCAAATAATCGCGAGTTCAACTCGCAGTTTAATTACGCG AACAACTACATCAAGACGTCCAAGTATAGAGTTGTGACGTTCCTACCGTTAAATTTATTCGAGCAATTTCAGCGGCTCGCTAACTTTTACTTCCTATGCCTGCTGGTGCTTCAGATAATCCCCGCTATCTCCTCCTTGACCCCCATCACTACAGCCATACCCCTTATAGGGGTGCTCATGCTCACTGCCATCAAAGATGCTTACGACGATTTT CAACGGCACAGCAGCGATTCGCAGGTGAACAATCGGAAATCTCAGACACTGCGGGGTACTAGCCTCCGCGAGGAGAAATGGTCGCAGGTCCAAGTGGGCGACGTAATCAGAATGGAAAACGATCAGTTCGTTGCTGCCGACGTCCTTCTTTTATCAACTAGTGAGCCAAACGGTCTTTGTTACATTGAAACCGCGGAATTAGATGG GGAGACGAATTTGAAGTGTCGGCAGTGCTTAGCCGAGACTGCCGAGATGACGGACAACCATGAAATGATCGGTCAGTTCGATGGAGAAATTGTTTGCGAAACTCCTAATAATTTGCTAAATAAATTCGATGGCACCCTTACGTGGAGGGGACGGAA GTACGCATTGGACAACGACAAAGTTATATTACGAGGCTGCGTGCTCAGGAACACGCAGTGGTGCTACGGCGTGGTCATCTTTGCAGGCAAGGATACCAAATTAATGCAAAACTCAGGGAAGACGAAATTTAAGAGGACCTCTATAGATAGGCTGTTGAATCTTCTGATAATCGGGATAGTGTTCTTTTTACTTTCCATGTGTATGTTCTGTACGATCGGTTGTGGTATTTGGGAGAGCCTCGTGGGCCGTTATTTCCAAGTGTATCTACCATGGGACTCGCTGGTGCCTACCGAGCCCATGAGCGGTGCCACAGTGATCGCTCTGCTTGTGTTCTTTTCCTACGCGATCGTGTTGAATACGGTGGTGCCAATCAGTTTGTACGTGAGTGTCGAAGTTATCAGGTTCGTTCAGTCGTTCTTGATTAATTGGGACGAGGAGATGTACCACGCACCTACGAACACACACGCTAAGGCAAGGACTACTACGTTAAACGAAGAGTTGGGACAgatagaatatatattttccgaTAAGACCGGAACGCTCACGCAGAATATTATGACTTTTAACAAGTGTTCTGTGGCGGGGAAAAGTTACGGGGACGTTATCGACGAAGTTACCGGGGAAGTCGTCGATTTGAGCGAG ACGGACAAAGCTGCCCGAACACCTACGATGCGATGGAAAAATGGACAGGAATTTGTTCAAGTTTATACACCATTAAGTGGTCCGAACGTACGTCTACTGGAACAGGTGGACAGGATAGCCAATATAATTCCAGGACGAGGCATCAATGGCAGTCCGATGATTCCACACAAACTTTCA TCAATGCCGCCGTTGGATTTCTCGTTCAACAAGGATTACGAGCCAGAATTCAAGTTCTACGATGGTGCGCTCCTCGAAGCTGTGAAACGGAACAATGAAGACGTTCATAGTTTCTTTCGGTTGCTGGCACTTTGTCACACCGTTATGCCGGAGGAAAAGAACGGGAAActagaataccaagcacagTCGCCGGACGAAGCTGCCCTTGTGTCCGCCGCAAGGAACTTCGGTTTCGTATTCAAAGAAAGATCCCCAAACAGCATAACGATCGAGGTAATGGGGAACCGCGAGATATACGAGCTGCTTTGCATCCTGGACTTCAATAACGTTAGAAAAAGAATGTCCGTGATCCTGAGGAAGGACGGCCATCTCAGGCTTTATTGTAAAGGGGCGGACAATGTTATTTACGATCGTGTGAAAAAAGGCAGCGAGGAGATTATGGCGAAAACATTGGATCACCTTAATAAATTCGCGGGCGAAGGTCTGAGAACATTGTGCCTTTCGGTCAGAGATCTGGACGAGCAGTTTTTCAACGATTGGAAGCAACGTCACCAAGAAGCTGCGTTGAGCCAGGAGAACAGGGACGACAAATTGGATGCTATTTACGAAGAAATAGAGAAGGACATGACTCTATTGGGCGCGACTGCCATCGAAGATAAGTTACAGGACGGTGTACCCCAAACTATCGCTAATTTAGCTCTTGCTGGTATCAAGATCTGGGTATTAACTGGTGATAAACAAG AAACTGCTATCAATATTGGCTACTCCTGCCAGTTGTTGACAGACGATCTTACAGATGTCTTTATCGTGGATGCTACTACTTACGATGGCGTGGAAAATCAGTTAACGCGGTATTTGGAAACTATCAAAACTACCTCCAACCAGCAACACCGGCCAACACTCTCCGTTGTCACATTCAG TGATACAGAATACAATCCCAGCAGAGATGAACAagatgaacatgaaatggaaCAAGCAACTGGATTCGCGGTAGTTATTAACGGACATTCTTTAGTTCATGCATTACATCCACAACTTGAGCAACTTTTTCTCGATGTATCAAGCCAAT GTAAAGCTGTGATATGTTGTCGCGTGACACCCTTACAAAAAGCAATGGTTGTCGAATTAATTAAGAAGAATAAGAACGCAGTGACTCTGGCAATCGGCGATGGAGCTAATGATGTCTCGATGATAAAGACAGCTCACATCGGTGTCGGCATCAGCGGTCAGGAAGGATTGCAAGCTGTGTTAGCGTCCGATTATTCGATAGGACAGTTTAGGTTTTTGGAAAGACTGCTCCTTGTTCATGGTAGATGGTCGTACTATAGAATGAGCAAGTTTCTtaggtattttttttacaagaattTTGCGTTTACGCTATGCCACATCTGGTTTGCCTTTTTCTGCGGATTCAGCGCACAG ACTGTATTCGATCCTATGTACATTTCTGTCTACAATCTCTTTTATACGTCGTTGCCCGTAATGGCAGTTGGTATATTCGATCAAGATGTTAACGATAAGAATAGTTTATTGTACCCAAAACTTTACGCACCTGGATTGCAGaatttactttttaataaaaaggaatTCTGCTGGAGTGCCATACATGGTTTCTTCGCTAGTTGCGTATTATTCTTAGTTCCGTACG GGACGTATAAGGATGGAGTATCGCCAAAGGGCTATGTACTTTCTGATCATATGCTGCTGGGAAGTGTTGTAGCCACCATATTAGTCATAGTGGTGACTGTTCAAATAGCCCTTGACACATCATATTGGACGATCGTTAATCATATTATGGTTTGGGGCTCGCTTGTTTGGTATTTCATTTTAgattatttctataatttcgtCATAGGTGGTAGTTACGTTGGCAGTCTTACTATG GCGATGTCCGAGGCAACGTTCTGGTTTACGGCAGTCATCTCGTGTATCATATTGGTAATACCCGTACTGTCGTGGAGATTCTTCTTCATAGATGTTAGGCCAACTTTATCCGACAGAGTCAGGCTTAAGCAGAGACTGGCACAGCTACGTTCGCGCCAAAGTCAAGACATACTTCGTACGCCTTCTACGAGACGAACGCGACGATCCCTACGTTCCGGATACGCTTTCGCGCATCAGGAAGGCTTTGGAAGGCTGATCACGTCCGGGAAGATTATGCGCAAGCTACCGAATGGTGGAGATTTTAAGTTTTCAATGCCATTCACGAACAATACCAACAAACAAGTTAGTGTTGCCACCACGTCACCAAAGGACAATGCATCAAAAAATTCGCACACACTGGATACCATTGATCTATAA
- the Atp8b gene encoding ATPase phospholipid transporting 8B isoform X3: MIREDEEEEGSRWKYVRGEAEIVPSARAKCHEEEEAKDCDEADRVSPTACTTTKSGAAGSKKGSTTVTSVCNDEETAGTRKKKKKRRKVRNKQQLQLQPIPLEPPPSGDGRRAHTVVNLPSSSDEVEAVDECSKRDSSSSLGGASRHNTLRESLLTVLGKLVIWKGTRYRSATAASCSSSAPPNSPPATECIGRSTSFFSSETERRIRANNREFNSQFNYANNYIKTSKYRVVTFLPLNLFEQFQRLANFYFLCLLVLQIIPAISSLTPITTAIPLIGVLMLTAIKDAYDDFQRHSSDSQVNNRKSQTLRGTSLREEKWSQVQVGDVIRMENDQFVAADVLLLSTSEPNGLCYIETAELDGETNLKCRQCLAETAEMTDNHEMIGQFDGEIVCETPNNLLNKFDGTLTWRGRKYALDNDKVILRGCVLRNTQWCYGVVIFAGKDTKLMQNSGKTKFKRTSIDRLLNLLIIGIVFFLLSMCMFCTIGCGIWESLVGRYFQVYLPWDSLVPTEPMSGATVIALLVFFSYAIVLNTVVPISLYVSVEVIRFVQSFLINWDEEMYHAPTNTHAKARTTTLNEELGQIEYIFSDKTGTLTQNIMTFNKCSVAGKSYGDVIDEVTGEVVDLSETDKAARTPTMRWKNGQEFVQVYTPLSGPNVRLLEQVDRIANIIPGRGINGSPMIPHKLSSMPPLDFSFNKDYEPEFKFYDGALLEAVKRNNEDVHSFFRLLALCHTVMPEEKNGKLEYQAQSPDEAALVSAARNFGFVFKERSPNSITIEVMGNREIYELLCILDFNNVRKRMSVILRKDGHLRLYCKGADNVIYDRVKKGSEEIMAKTLDHLNKFAGEGLRTLCLSVRDLDEQFFNDWKQRHQEAALSQENRDDKLDAIYEEIEKDMTLLGATAIEDKLQDGVPQTIANLALAGIKIWVLTGDKQETAINIGYSCQLLTDDLTDVFIVDATTYDGVENQLTRYLETIKTTSNQQHRPTLSVVTFSSDTEYNPSRDEQDEHEMEQATGFAVVINGHSLVHALHPQLEQLFLDVSSQCKAVICCRVTPLQKAMVVELIKKNKNAVTLAIGDGANDVSMIKTAHIGVGISGQEGLQAVLASDYSIGQFRFLERLLLVHGRWSYYRMSKFLRYFFYKNFAFTLCHIWFAFFCGFSAQTVFDPMYISVYNLFYTSLPVMAVGIFDQDVNDKNSLLYPKLYAPGLQNLLFNKKEFCWSAIHGFFASCVLFLVPYGTYKDGVSPKGYVLSDHMLLGSVVATILVIVVTVQIALDTSYWTIVNHIMVWGSLVWYFILDYFYNFVIGGSYVGSLTMAMSEATFWFTAVISCIILVIPVLSWRFFFIDVRPTLSDRVRLKQRLAQLRSRQSQDILRTPSTRRTRRSLRSGYAFAHQEGFGRLITSGKIMRKLPNGGDFKFSMPFTNNTNKQVSVATTSPKDNASKNSHTLDTIDL; this comes from the exons gcgaaGGACTGCGACGAGGCTGACAGAGTCTCCCCGACGGCGTGCACGACGACGAAATCGGGCGCCGCGGGCAGCAAGAAGGGATCGACCACCGTGACGTCGGTGTGCAACGACGAGGAGACCGCCGGCAcgcggaagaagaagaagaaacggcgGAAAGTACGGAACAAGCAGCAGCTGCAGCTGCAACCGATACCATTGGAGCCGCCGCCGTCGGGCGACGGTCGGCGGGCGCACACGGTGGTGAACCTGCCGTCCTCCTCGGACGAGGTCGAGGCGGTCGACGAATGCTCGAAAAGGGACTCGTCCAGCAGCCTGGGTGGCGCCAGCAGGCACAACACCCTCCGCGAATCGTTGCTCACGGTGCTGGGCAAACTGGTGATCTGGAAGGGCACCAGGTACCGTTCCGCGACTGCTGCGTCCTGCTCGTCCTCGGCGCCACCCAACTCACCGCCCGCCACCGAGTGCATAGGCCGCAGCACGTCCTTCTTCTCCAGCG AAACGGAGAGGCGAATTCGCGCAAATAATCGCGAGTTCAACTCGCAGTTTAATTACGCG AACAACTACATCAAGACGTCCAAGTATAGAGTTGTGACGTTCCTACCGTTAAATTTATTCGAGCAATTTCAGCGGCTCGCTAACTTTTACTTCCTATGCCTGCTGGTGCTTCAGATAATCCCCGCTATCTCCTCCTTGACCCCCATCACTACAGCCATACCCCTTATAGGGGTGCTCATGCTCACTGCCATCAAAGATGCTTACGACGATTTT CAACGGCACAGCAGCGATTCGCAGGTGAACAATCGGAAATCTCAGACACTGCGGGGTACTAGCCTCCGCGAGGAGAAATGGTCGCAGGTCCAAGTGGGCGACGTAATCAGAATGGAAAACGATCAGTTCGTTGCTGCCGACGTCCTTCTTTTATCAACTAGTGAGCCAAACGGTCTTTGTTACATTGAAACCGCGGAATTAGATGG GGAGACGAATTTGAAGTGTCGGCAGTGCTTAGCCGAGACTGCCGAGATGACGGACAACCATGAAATGATCGGTCAGTTCGATGGAGAAATTGTTTGCGAAACTCCTAATAATTTGCTAAATAAATTCGATGGCACCCTTACGTGGAGGGGACGGAA GTACGCATTGGACAACGACAAAGTTATATTACGAGGCTGCGTGCTCAGGAACACGCAGTGGTGCTACGGCGTGGTCATCTTTGCAGGCAAGGATACCAAATTAATGCAAAACTCAGGGAAGACGAAATTTAAGAGGACCTCTATAGATAGGCTGTTGAATCTTCTGATAATCGGGATAGTGTTCTTTTTACTTTCCATGTGTATGTTCTGTACGATCGGTTGTGGTATTTGGGAGAGCCTCGTGGGCCGTTATTTCCAAGTGTATCTACCATGGGACTCGCTGGTGCCTACCGAGCCCATGAGCGGTGCCACAGTGATCGCTCTGCTTGTGTTCTTTTCCTACGCGATCGTGTTGAATACGGTGGTGCCAATCAGTTTGTACGTGAGTGTCGAAGTTATCAGGTTCGTTCAGTCGTTCTTGATTAATTGGGACGAGGAGATGTACCACGCACCTACGAACACACACGCTAAGGCAAGGACTACTACGTTAAACGAAGAGTTGGGACAgatagaatatatattttccgaTAAGACCGGAACGCTCACGCAGAATATTATGACTTTTAACAAGTGTTCTGTGGCGGGGAAAAGTTACGGGGACGTTATCGACGAAGTTACCGGGGAAGTCGTCGATTTGAGCGAG ACGGACAAAGCTGCCCGAACACCTACGATGCGATGGAAAAATGGACAGGAATTTGTTCAAGTTTATACACCATTAAGTGGTCCGAACGTACGTCTACTGGAACAGGTGGACAGGATAGCCAATATAATTCCAGGACGAGGCATCAATGGCAGTCCGATGATTCCACACAAACTTTCA TCAATGCCGCCGTTGGATTTCTCGTTCAACAAGGATTACGAGCCAGAATTCAAGTTCTACGATGGTGCGCTCCTCGAAGCTGTGAAACGGAACAATGAAGACGTTCATAGTTTCTTTCGGTTGCTGGCACTTTGTCACACCGTTATGCCGGAGGAAAAGAACGGGAAActagaataccaagcacagTCGCCGGACGAAGCTGCCCTTGTGTCCGCCGCAAGGAACTTCGGTTTCGTATTCAAAGAAAGATCCCCAAACAGCATAACGATCGAGGTAATGGGGAACCGCGAGATATACGAGCTGCTTTGCATCCTGGACTTCAATAACGTTAGAAAAAGAATGTCCGTGATCCTGAGGAAGGACGGCCATCTCAGGCTTTATTGTAAAGGGGCGGACAATGTTATTTACGATCGTGTGAAAAAAGGCAGCGAGGAGATTATGGCGAAAACATTGGATCACCTTAATAAATTCGCGGGCGAAGGTCTGAGAACATTGTGCCTTTCGGTCAGAGATCTGGACGAGCAGTTTTTCAACGATTGGAAGCAACGTCACCAAGAAGCTGCGTTGAGCCAGGAGAACAGGGACGACAAATTGGATGCTATTTACGAAGAAATAGAGAAGGACATGACTCTATTGGGCGCGACTGCCATCGAAGATAAGTTACAGGACGGTGTACCCCAAACTATCGCTAATTTAGCTCTTGCTGGTATCAAGATCTGGGTATTAACTGGTGATAAACAAG AAACTGCTATCAATATTGGCTACTCCTGCCAGTTGTTGACAGACGATCTTACAGATGTCTTTATCGTGGATGCTACTACTTACGATGGCGTGGAAAATCAGTTAACGCGGTATTTGGAAACTATCAAAACTACCTCCAACCAGCAACACCGGCCAACACTCTCCGTTGTCACATTCAG CAGTGATACAGAATACAATCCCAGCAGAGATGAACAagatgaacatgaaatggaaCAAGCAACTGGATTCGCGGTAGTTATTAACGGACATTCTTTAGTTCATGCATTACATCCACAACTTGAGCAACTTTTTCTCGATGTATCAAGCCAAT GTAAAGCTGTGATATGTTGTCGCGTGACACCCTTACAAAAAGCAATGGTTGTCGAATTAATTAAGAAGAATAAGAACGCAGTGACTCTGGCAATCGGCGATGGAGCTAATGATGTCTCGATGATAAAGACAGCTCACATCGGTGTCGGCATCAGCGGTCAGGAAGGATTGCAAGCTGTGTTAGCGTCCGATTATTCGATAGGACAGTTTAGGTTTTTGGAAAGACTGCTCCTTGTTCATGGTAGATGGTCGTACTATAGAATGAGCAAGTTTCTtaggtattttttttacaagaattTTGCGTTTACGCTATGCCACATCTGGTTTGCCTTTTTCTGCGGATTCAGCGCACAG ACTGTATTCGATCCTATGTACATTTCTGTCTACAATCTCTTTTATACGTCGTTGCCCGTAATGGCAGTTGGTATATTCGATCAAGATGTTAACGATAAGAATAGTTTATTGTACCCAAAACTTTACGCACCTGGATTGCAGaatttactttttaataaaaaggaatTCTGCTGGAGTGCCATACATGGTTTCTTCGCTAGTTGCGTATTATTCTTAGTTCCGTACG GGACGTATAAGGATGGAGTATCGCCAAAGGGCTATGTACTTTCTGATCATATGCTGCTGGGAAGTGTTGTAGCCACCATATTAGTCATAGTGGTGACTGTTCAAATAGCCCTTGACACATCATATTGGACGATCGTTAATCATATTATGGTTTGGGGCTCGCTTGTTTGGTATTTCATTTTAgattatttctataatttcgtCATAGGTGGTAGTTACGTTGGCAGTCTTACTATG GCGATGTCCGAGGCAACGTTCTGGTTTACGGCAGTCATCTCGTGTATCATATTGGTAATACCCGTACTGTCGTGGAGATTCTTCTTCATAGATGTTAGGCCAACTTTATCCGACAGAGTCAGGCTTAAGCAGAGACTGGCACAGCTACGTTCGCGCCAAAGTCAAGACATACTTCGTACGCCTTCTACGAGACGAACGCGACGATCCCTACGTTCCGGATACGCTTTCGCGCATCAGGAAGGCTTTGGAAGGCTGATCACGTCCGGGAAGATTATGCGCAAGCTACCGAATGGTGGAGATTTTAAGTTTTCAATGCCATTCACGAACAATACCAACAAACAAGTTAGTGTTGCCACCACGTCACCAAAGGACAATGCATCAAAAAATTCGCACACACTGGATACCATTGATCTATAA